A genomic stretch from Drosophila biarmipes strain raj3 unplaced genomic scaffold, RU_DBia_V1.1 ptg000005l, whole genome shotgun sequence includes:
- the LOC122818741 gene encoding nascent polypeptide-associated complex subunit alpha, muscle-specific form-like yields MAARQPAERSCPGQGWSTTRPTRTSRQIWRRGKPDPVISSDSDVELIEDPRLKQRRWRLQKATSDTDGRIPTGTTNVEWVSEEPPAGRRTPRSHEEQVAAATLEFRLNLVARRRTEETRLREMEEDPERQARLRRAEEEEKQLWEEPACPRTPRDVAEQWVPPQEEADVRAASPPGWLPEVPRYEGSPTRPPSPEGEALPPRSPPPPQPDTPPPPTRRGGESPRWRPARPPTPSVRTFVAEGVRWRQQTAVWTWPEGPADEKATVDEPRIWEETGPRVSLLDPRTRGRPDLWTPPTPSTRPSTPGTGPTTPAGTQNAAEPQERGPWKWPEPTGGGRPSLKRQHSAPVVSESAARP; encoded by the exons ATGGCTGCCCGCCAGCCGGCCGAGAGGTCTTGCCCGGGGCAAGGATGGTCAACCACACGGCCTACCCGAACCTCGCGGCAAATCTGGAGGCGAGGAAAGCCCGATCCGGTGATCAGCTCCGACAGCGACGTCGAGCTGATCGAAGATCCGCGGCTGAAgcagaggaggtggcggcttcAGAAGGCCACCAGCGACACGGACGGCCGCATCCCAACCGGCACAACCAATGTCGAGTGGGTCAGCGAGGAGCCACCTGCTGGGCGACGGACTCCCCGCAGCCACGAGGAGCAGGTAGCAGCAGCCACGCTAGAGTTCCGGCTAAACCTGGTGGCGCGGAGGAGGACGGAGGAAACGCGGCTGCGAGAGATGGAGGAGGACCCTGAAAGGCAGGCCCGTTTGCGACGAGCCGAGGAAGAGGAGAAGCAGCTGTGGGAGGAGCCGGCATGCCCACGCACTCCGAGGGATGTCGCCGAACAGTGGGTGCCGCCCCAGGAGGAGGCCGACGTTCGGGCTGCCTCTCCGCcgggctggctgccggaggTGCCGCGGTACGAGGGGTCGCCGACGAGACCACCCTCACCGGAAGGCGAGGCGCTCCCTCCCCggtcgccaccaccgccgcaacctGATACGCCACCACCACCGACGAGGCGCGGCGGGGAATCTCCCCGATGGAGACCCGCGCGGCCACCCACGCCGAG CGTGCGGACGTTCGTGGCCGAAGGCGTGAGGTGGCGGCAACAGACGGCCGTCTGGACGTGGCCGGAGGGCCCCGCGGATGAGAAGGCGACGGTGGATGAGCCCCGGATTTGGGAGGAGACGGGACCTCGGGTGAGCCTGCTGGATCCTAGGACCCGTGGCCGGCCGGACCTGTGGACCCCGCCGACACCGAGTACGCGACCATCGACGCCAGGTACTGGGCCAACGACACCGGCAGGGACACAAAACGCGGCGGAGCCTCAGGAGCGGGGGCCGTGGAAATGGCCGGAACCGACGGGAGGTGGAAGGCCAAGTTTGAAGCGGCAACATTCGGCGCCCGTGGTGTCCGAATCGGCGGCGCGTCCTTAG
- the LOC127011707 gene encoding cylicin-1-like, which yields MDTSGGGRRVGQGTSFVKGGRAVRSKVGPKIRRTLPGHRFCVTSNLQNTVREHKKRENHPRERAEIRTNTEHIRPATSRYVRQKATIKCQRVSKDTTKGSKDSSKDTQRTRGEGSKDSSKETQRTQGKGSKDSPKDTQRTRRKGSKDNSKDTKGHNEKGPRIAPRIHKGHEEKGPKIAPRIPKGHEEKGPRIAPRIPEGSEEKGPRIAPRMAKGYKEKSPRIISRMLRNTRKEPNDSSKDSQRTQTKGSRDNSKENLGRREYKDISREGKKKKQLGDGKDNHQTGTSKRSEMTERKISSVSPPKEGEDGTDQRAVP from the coding sequence atggacaccagcggtgggggacgtcgtgtgggccaaggaacatcatttgtcaaaggcggccgagcggttcgcagcaaagttggccccaagatacgacggaccttaccaggtcacagattttgcgtcaccagtaatctgcaaaatacggtacgtgaacacaaaaaaagagagaaccatccacgtgagcgagctgaaataagaacaaacacagaacacatacGGCCAGCCACTAGCAGATAtgttagacaaaaggcaacaataaagtgtcaaagagtctcaaaggatactacgaaagggtccaaggatagctccaaggatacccaaaggacacgaggagaagggtccaaggatagctccaaggaaacccaaaggacacaaggaaaagGATCCAAGGATAGCCCCAaagatacccaaaggacacgacgaaaagggtccaaggataactccaaggataccaaagGACACAatgaaaagggtccaaggatagctccaaggatacacaaaggacacgaggaaaagggaccaaagatagctccaagaatacccaaaggacacgaggaaaagggtccgaggatagctccaaggatacccgaaggaagcgaggaaaagggtccaaggatagctccaaggatggccaaaggatacaaggaaaagagcccgaggataatttcaaggatgctcaggaatacAAGGAAGGAACCCAAtgatagctccaaggactcTCAAAGAACACAGACAAAAGGGTCAagggataactccaaggagaaTCTAGGAAGGAGGGAATACAAGGATATCTCAAGggaaggcaaaaaaaaaaagcaactgGGGGACGGAAAAGACAACCATCAGACCGGAACGTCCAAACGCTCGGAGATGACTGAAAGGAAAATTTCCAGCGTAAgtccgccgaaggaaggggaagacggcacagatcagagagctgtaccgtaa
- the LOC122818742 gene encoding uncharacterized protein LOC122818742, with translation MEEDPERQARLRRAEEEEQQLWEEPACPPTPRYVAEQWVPPQEEADVRAASPPGWLPEVPRYEGSPTRPPSPEGEALPPRSPPPPQPDTPPPPTRRGGESPRWRPARPPTPRFERPPAAESHPSRTRHSTNPETR, from the coding sequence ATGGAAGAGGACCCTGAAAGGCAGGCCCGTTTGCGACGAGCCGAggaagaggagcagcagctgtgggagGAGCCGGCATGCCCACCCACTCCGAGGTATGTCGCCGAACAGTGGGTGCCGCCCCAGGAGGAGGCCGACGTTCGGGCTGCCTCTCCGCcgggctggctgccggaggTGCCGCGGTACGAGGGGTCGCCGACGAGACCACCCTCACCGGAAGGCGAGGCGCTCCCACCCCggtcgccaccaccgccgcaacctGATACGCCACCACCACCGACGAGGCGCGGCGGGGAATCTCCCCGATGGAGACCCGCGCGGCCACCCACGCCGAGGTTCGAACGGCCGCCGGCAGCAGAGTCGCACCCGAGCCGGACACGCCACAGTACCAACCCGGAGACCCGGTAG